The nucleotide window CGTAGAAGACGTGCCGCAGCACGAAGTAGGCGCTCGCGAGCACGGCGTAGCCGGCCAGTGCGGCCACGGGCAGCACGAGACGGTGGTCGTACGTGTCCGTGATGGAGTACGCCAGTGTGGCCACGAGGAAGCCGAGGAACGTCATCGGCCCCACCAGGGCGGTGGTCATGGCCATGAGCACGGAGACGAGCAGCAGCGTCCCCATGAGCTCCCGACGGTGGCTCAGCCCCAGGTTGGTGGACACGTCGGCGCCGAGGGCCACCACGTTCATTCGCCGCGAGCGCAGCCACAGCAGGAGGCACACCGCGACGACGATCGGCGCGGCCACCGCCACGTACTCGGTGCGCGCGTTGGAGATGTTGCCGAACAGGCGGGCCGAGAGCACGTCGAACGAGTTGGGGTCCAGCAGGCGCTGCATGAAGGTGCTCAGCGCCGCCAGTCCCCCGCCCAGGACCACGCCCACGAGCAGCATCAGGTGCATGCTCCCGTACGGCCGGGAGAGCAGCCACGAGTACAGGGCGGTGGCCAGCACCACCATGAGCGCAGCCTGGGCCAGGAAGGGCCCGGTCCCGCTCACCACGGCGACGCCGGCAGCCCCCAGCGCGTATACGGCGGCGGTCTGCACCGCCACGTAGAGGGCCTCGAAGCCCATGATCGAGGGAGTGATGATCCGGTTGCCGGTGGCGGTGTGGAAGCTGACCGTGGCGAACGCGTGGCACAGGGCCACGAGGGCGATCACCCCGATCGCGTCCACGCGCATCCCGGCGATGAGCCAGAACGCGCGGGAGCCCGGCGTCGCCTCATTGCCCCACAGCAGGATGCCGGCCGTCGCGGCCAGCCCGACGACGGCGAGCACCGCCACGGTCACGAGGTACCGGGTGCGCTCGGCGCGGGTGACGAACGGGCCGGACGCGCGAGCGCGGTCGGCGAGGGGACCGGCGGCGGTGGAGCCGCGGCGCAGCCCCGGGACGGTGCGGGCCTCAGCCATGCTTGGCCTGCCTCAGGAGCAGAGCGAGGAACACCACGGCCCCCACGACGCCGAGGATCAGGGAGATCGGCACCTCGAAGGGCATGATCACGGTGCGCCCGATGACGTCGCACACGATGACCACCCAGATGCCCACCATGACCACCCACGGCAGGTTGGTGCGCAGGTTGTCCCCGCGCACCATGGAGACGATGTTCGGCACCACGAGCCCCAGGAAGGGCAGGGCCCCGATCACCACGGTGACCACGCCCGTGGCCACGGACACCATCGCGACGCCGGTGAAGACGACCGCCTCGTAGTTCAGCCCCACGTTCGTGGCGATGTCCTTGCCCAGCCCGGCCACGGTGAAGCGGTCAGCGATCACGAAGACCGCCACGCACACGGCCAGCACGATGAACAGCAGCTCGTAGCGGCCGCGCACCACGGAGGTGAAGGAGCCGGCGAACCACGCGCCCATCTGCTGGAGCATGTCGGTCTGCAGCGCGAGGAACGTCGAGGCCGAGCCCACGACGGCGCCCATCATGATGCCCACGATCGGCACGATCAGGGAGGAGGAGAGCCGCACGCGGCGCAGGAACAGGAAGAAGACCATGGTGCCCACGAAGGCGAACAGCACGGCGCCGACCATGCGGGTCATGATCCCGGCGCCCGGGATGAGGAGCATGGTGACCAGCAGCCCCAGCCCCGCCCACTCGGTGGTGCCGGTCGTGCTGGGCTCGACGAACCGGTTCTGCGTCATGAGCTGCATGATCAGCCCGCACATGGCCATGGCGGCGCCGGCCAGGATCAGCGCGATCGTGCGGGGCACGCGCGTGATGCCGAACATCTCCGCCCCGCCCTCCGCGTCGAGGTCGTAGACCCCCACGAAGAGGGAGAGGACGGTGAGCGCCACGGTGATCGCGGCGCCGGCGAGCAGGGGCCACGTGCGCTGCCAGCGCGAACGCTCGGGGCGCAGGACGGCGGGAGGGACCCAGCACACGCGTTCGCCCGGACCCGCCGCGAGGGGCTGGGTCCGGGCGTCGACGGTGCCGGTGGGCGACTGGGTCACCGGGCGCCTTCGAAGGCCTTCGCGAGGTCCTCCATGACGGTGGTGTGGTTCTGGATGTCCTCGGCGACGTAGAAGTCGGCGGGCAGGTACACGATGTTGCCCTCCTTCACCGCAGTCACGTCCTGGAGGGCCTCGGAGCGCTCGATCAGCTCGGCGGCGGTGGCGTTCTCCTCGCCGACGGCGGCGTCGCGGTCCATGACGATCAGCCAGTCCGGGTTCGACTTCGCGATGGCCTCGACGGAGATGTCATCGCCCTGGTGGTTGTCGGAGCCGGACTGCTCGAGGGCCGGGGTCAGGTCCAGCATGTCGAAGAACGGGCCGATGGCGCGACCGGTGCTGGGCGCGACGTACGACAGCTCGCCGCCCGAGGCGATGAGGCCCATGACGGTCTGCTCGGGGTCGTAGGCGTCCTTGGCGCGCTGCGTGGCGGCGTCGAAGTCGGCGATGAGCTTCTCGGCATCGGCCTCGTGGCCGGTGGCCTCGCCCAGCAGGGTGGTCAGCTTCTTCAGGCCCTCGTCCATGGGGGTCTGCGTGACGTCGAAGTTCGTGTCCACGACGGCGGCATCGCCGGTCAGCTCGTCGATCTCCGCCTTGCGCTCGTTGAACCGCTGGCCGTTGAAGACGACGTCCGGCTCGGCCGTGACGAACAGCTCCATGTCCGGCTCCCGGTGGTTGCCGATGTCGGCGACCGAGTCGTCCTGGAGGTAGGAGGGCCCGCCCTCGCCCTTGTACATGATCTGCTTCGGCGCGGCCGACAGCTCGATGCCCCAGTCGTCCAGGGTGCGGAAGGTGCGGTTGTCCGTGGCGATGACGGAGTCGACCTCCTCCGGCAGGGTGCCCTCGGCGCCGGACATGTCGGTGACGGTGACCCCGGCCACGACGCCGCCCGAGGCGGCCGAGGAGCCGCCGGCGGAGCTCGCGGACGCCGAGGACTCGCCGGAGGCGCTCGCGGAGGACGAGCCCGTGGCTGCGCCGCCGGCGGAGCAGCCGACGAGGGCGAGGGCGGCGACCGAGGTCAGGGCGATCGCCGACAGGCGAGGGGCGTGGGGGGCGCGCTGCATGGTTCTCCTCCCGGGCGCCGCTCGAGGCGGGCCGAGGTCTGGGGTGTCTCGTCAGGGTCGGCAGGGCCCACCCTCAGGTGAGGCTTGCCTCAGTGGATTAAAGTACACATGAGTGCGCTAATCAACAAACCGGGGCCCCGACTCCGCGGATCCGATGTCGGACGGCGACATCGAGACCCTCAGCCCACCCCGTCCAGGGGCGTCACCTCGAGGGCCACGCGGCGTCCGCCGACGCGGGCGAGGACGAGGGTCCCGTGCGCGCCCGCCGCTGCCCCGCCGCCGGCCCGGCGGCCCTTCTTCCCCGCGCCCTTCCCCGCCCCCGCGAGAAGGCGGGCCCGCAGCTCCTCCGGGCGCACGTCCACGCCGCGCTTCTTCACGTCCAGGCGGGTGATGCCGCGCTCGCGCACCCAGCGGCGCAGCGCCTTCACGTCGAGGGGGTGGACGGCCTCCACCCGGTATCCGCGCGCCAGCGGGGAGGGCACGGGGGCCTCGGTCACGAGGTAGGCCAGGTGCGGGTCGAGCAGCCGGGCCACCGCGCCGCCCTCCTCCCATGCGGCGCCGAGGTCCGTGACGAGGCCCGCGCGGATCACGGCGCCGTCGGGCTCGTGGAGGACGCAGCCCGGCAGGGCGTCCAGTCCCGCCTCCCCCACGGACTCGAGGGCGGGCGAGCCGCCGGGACGATCGCGCAGCACGGCGACGGACGGCCGGGGTCTCCGCGTGTCGATGACGGCGGCCGCGCGGACCCCCGGCGCCGTCGTCAGCGCGTTGAACCACAGCACCACCTCGACGACGTCGCCGTCCACGGAGACCCATTCCGCCTCGGCCTCCGCGGGGACGTGCTCGTGCGGCAGCCCCGGGCCGAGCTTGGCGCCCACCGCGCGCCCCTCGGCGGCCAGCCCCAGGACGAAGGACAGCGGCGGGGAGAACGCCTCCGGGTCGAACACGCGCGCCGAGCCCGAGCTGGAGATCCGGCGTCGGGCCGGATCGAACCACAGGGCGTCCACATCGTCGGCGTGGGCGCCCGCCCACGCGAGCGCGTCCCCCTCCTCCACCCGCGCCCCGGGCGCCAGCGCGGCCATGTTGGCGGCGGCCACGGCGGCCACCACGGGATCCCGCTCCACGGCGACGACGGACAGCCCGGCGCGCGCGAGGCCGAGGGCATCGGCCCCGATCCCGCAGCCCAGGTCCGCCACCGAGCGCAACCCGGCCGCCGTGAACCGCTCAGCGCGGCGTTCGGCCACGACCCGGCGGGTGGCCTGCTCGAGCCCGTCGCGAGTGAAGAGCATCCGATCGGCGAGGTCGCCCAGCTTGGTGCGGGCCGCCCGGCGCAGCGCGGCCTGGGTGAGCACCGCGGCCACGAGCTCGGGGGCGTGGCCGGCGGCCCGCAGCCGCGTGGTGGAGGCCAGCGGGTCGGCGACGTCCGCGTCGGTCAGCGAGTCCAACAGCTCCCGGCCGGCCCCGGTCAGTGCGGGGGCCAGGTGCGTGGCGTCCGGGGAGGAGTCCTCGGCGGAGGGGCGGGGGTCGCGGTCGTCGGCCATGGATCCAGGCTAGGGCCCGGGTCGGGCAGCGCCGCCCCGCCGGGCTCGCCCGCGCCTCTAAGATGTCTGCATGAGCCTCCCGTTCCAGCAGTCGGCGCAGTCCACCCTCGGCATCGAGTGGGAGCTCGCACTCGTGGACGCCGTCACCGGCGACCTGCGTCCCGAGGCCCCGGAGGTCATCGCGGCCGCCCGCGACGTCGCCGGCCTCGGCCCGGAGGACGAACACCCGCACGTCACGGCGGAGATGCTGCAGAACACGGTGGAGCTGGTCACGGGCGTGCACCGGACCGCCGGTGCCGCGGCCGAGGAGCTGCGCGGGATCGCCGCCGGCATCCTCACGGCCGCCGAGGCGCGCGGCCTGCAGCTCTACTGCCAGGGCTCGCACCCCTTCGCGGAGCCCTGGCTGCAGCCGGTCACGGACAAGGACCGGTACAACCGCGTCGTGGAGATCGCCCAGTACTGGGGGCGGCAGATGCTGATCTTCGGCGTTCACGTGCACGTGGGCCTCGACGACGTCTCGAAGGCGATGCCCGTGGTCAACGGCCTCGTCAACCGCTTCCCCCACCTCCTCGCCCTCTCCACCTCCTCCCCCTTCTGGGCCGGCCACGACACGGGCTACCAGTCGCAGCGCACCCAGGTTTTCCAGCAGCTGCCGACGGCGGGCCTGCCCCACCAGTTCGAGGACTACGCGGATTTCGAGCGCTGCGTGGAGCAGATGGTCCAGGCAGGCATGGTGGCCGACGCCACGGAGTGCCGCTGGGACGTGCGCGCCGTCCCGCGTCTCGGCACGGTCGAGATGCGGGTGTGCGACGGCATGGCCACCATCGAGGAGATCGCCGCCGTCACGGCCCTGACGCAGTGCCTCGTGCACGATCTCTCGTCCCGGCTCGAGTGCGGCGCGGACGCTCCCGCGATCCTGCCGCCGTGGTATGCGGCCGAGAACAAGTGGCGGGCCGCCCGCTACGGCCTCGAGGCGCGCGTGATCCTCGACGCCGAGGGCAACGACGCTCCCGTGGCCGAGCACCTCGGCGAGGAGCTGGAGCGTCTCGCCCCCGTGGCCCGCGAGCTCGGCTGCGAAGCGGAGCTGGACCACGTGCACGCCATGATGGCCGAGAGCGGCGCGGCGCGGCAGCGGCGGATCGAGCGGGAGGCCGCGAGCGTGCCCCCGGCAGAGGGGCAGGCGCCGGACGACGCCGTGGCCCCGCTGCGGGCCGTCGTGCTGGACGCGGCTGCGAGGACGAGGGAGTCGTTGCGGGGCGTCTGACTTCGGAAACAGGTTCCTGATCTCTCGGCAGGTCAGGCGCGCCTCGCGGCTGACAACGAGAGGGCGAACATCTACGGAAGCCGGCATGGGAGTCTTCATCCGTCTGGGGCATCGTCACGTCTCTTGGGTGCTCGACCTCACCACCCACAAGGCCTCCTTGGAGGCGGCCCCGGATATGTACGAGAAGTCCGAAAAGAAGCAGGCCGGCTGCATCGAGGTGGGGCTGAGCCTTTGCGGGCGGCGGCGCCAGTCCCCTCAGCAGGCGGGCGGCCAGACCCACGCCGGATTGCCGCTGCGGCCAGGCGGTAGCATGACGGGGAACTCAGTTCCTGCGGGCGCCGATTGGTCACAGGTCTTCGCGCCTCCCTCAGCTCTGCACCGCCTGCCTCCGCCCCCCACCTCTTGGAGAGACCCCACATGAACCCGCGGAAGTTCGTGATCCGTGCGTCGAAGCGTCGCCAGCTATCCGCACTTGACAACCGAAAGCGTCTGTACGCTGAGACCGAGACGGGCGAGCAGCAGCGGATCCGGCTCGAGAAGCTGAACCAGACTTGGGGGCGGGCACGGGAGGCTTCCCCCTTCTACCGACACTGGGCGAAGAAGTACGGCCTACCCGCCCGACTGGAGGCCCTGGAACAGATGCAGGACTTCCCGCTGCTGACGAAGGAGGTGCTGCGAGAGCACCAAGACCTTGTCTTCGGTGACGGCGGCGGCGAGGCCGCCTACGTCACGGGAGGCAGCACGGGCTCACCGATGCGGTACCCCAAGAGCGACGACGAGGTCCCGGACCGCTGGGTTAACGGCTTCCTCGGACGGTCCTGGATCGGTATCGAGCCGGGGGACCCTTACCTCCATCCTTGGGGCCACAGCCATCTCTTCGGCGGGGGCCCACAGGCAGGCGTCCGCAAGGTGGTGCGCGCCGCCAAAGATCTGGCGAGCGGAGGGCATCGAGTCAATGGTTATGACCGCTCACCCGAAGCCCTCGCCTCCGTCGCGGACGAGTTGGTCCGCCTCAAGCCCAAATACATCATCGGGTACGCCTCCTACATCACCCAGCTGGCCCATCACCTGATCTCTCACGGCCTCCCCGCCCCCAGCTCACTCGAATGGGTCATCCCGACGTCGGACACCTCCACCGCAGAGGACCTTGAGGTGATGGCGCGGGCCTTCGGGGCCAGAGTCGCCGGCGAGTACGGATCCGTCGAGACCGGGCTGCTGGCCCACTACGATGCGACCGCCGGCGCCCTGCGCGTCCCCTGGGCGAGCATCTACGGCGCCCTGCCCGACCCCGAGACAGGCATCCAGGTGACGACGCTCGACCCACGCCGCTTCCCGTTATTCAACTACGCCATCGGCGACGCCGTTGAGGGAGTTGACGGAGTGGATGACATCCGGTTCCTGTCGACGGTTCGGGGTCGGGTGAACCAGCAGGTGGCGGTGCGTCGTCTGGATGGCACGTTCGCGAACGTCCTCCCCAATCAGTACGAACACATGCTGCGAGCCTTCCCCACCATCACCCAGGTTCAGTTCGCCCCGACGTCGGCCGGGGAGCTCACGATCTTGGCGACCGCCCCCGCGCCCACGTGGACGGACGCGGAGATCACCGCGCGAGTACACGAGGATGTCCGGAAGACGGATCAGGGGATCGACCTCACCGCGATCACGGTGAAAATGGTGCGCGAGCCCACCCTCAGTGTCGCGGGCAAGGTCCCCAAAACCCTGCCGGTGGACGCCTGGGACGGCGACCGCTGACGCGCGTCCCCATTCGGTCGCGACTTCGCAGACACCTCCAAGCGGATACCATCGATCCCATGTCCATGTGGCTCCCCAACCTCCTCTCTGCCATCACGCCCCACACCCGGGGATTCGCTTTGCGTCAGCGCGTGTACTCGGTCGCCGGGGCCCGCGTGGACCGCACCGCGAAGATCAACGGGACGGCGGTGCTGTCGAACAAGTGGGTCGAGGTCGGGTCCCAGGCCTGGATCGGCGCGGGATGTCAGCTCATCGGTGGCCCCGGTGCCATGGTGCGGATCGAGGACCGCTGCGACCTCGGCCCCGGTGTCATGTTGGTCGTCGGCAGTCACCACCTCGGCGACACCACGCGGCGCGCGGGCCAGGGCTACAGCGCCGGCATCACGGTGGGCGCCGGGACCTGGGTGGGGGCTCGGGCCACGTTCCTCGCGGGCTCGTCCGTGGGCCGCGGGTGCATGGTAGCGGCCGGTGCCGTCGTGCGCGGCGAGTTCCCAGACAACGTGATGATCGGCGGGGTCCCGGCGCGCGTTCTTAAACACTTCGACGCGTGATCCACCGGCAGAGGCTCGCTCAGGATCAGCCAGCGGCATGAACCGCGTAAATCTCTTATCCATCGCCATCCGCATCGGCGGATTCCTCTGCTCCGCGGGCCAGACCGTCCTGCTCGCCCGCATGCTCGGCGCGCACGACCTCGGTGTCTACTCCGCCATCCTGGCCTTCGCCACCGTCGTCTACCTCGCGGCCCCGACCGGCATGGGAGTCTTCCTCTTCCGCGAGTCCTCACGCGCCATTGCCCGCGGAAACATGGACAGGGTGAGGGGCCTCCGCTCCGCCACGTTCCGTCTCGGCCTGGCGGCGTCCTCGCTGGCCTCTCTTCTCTTGGGGGTCTTGATGCTCACGGGGGTGACGCCGAGCATTGACGGCTGGACCATCGTCCTCGTGATGCTCCTCGCCTTCACCCTCGGGCTTGACCCGCTGCGGTCGGGAATCATGCGTGGAATGGGATCCGCTCTGCAGGCCCAGCTCCCCGAGATTCTGATCCGGCCGGGTATCTTTACCGTGGTCTTGCTGGGGGTGTATCTCCTAACGCCGGGGTCCCTGGATGTGAATGTTGCGCTTCTTGCGTACAACGTGGCCGGGCTGATCGCCCTCGCCTACGGCAACCTCGTCATCAACCGCTGGGTCCCCCGGGGCATGAGAGAGCGCATCACCCCGCGGGAGGTCATCGGCGCCTCAGTGGATCAGACGATCTTCAGCAGCTCACAGACCCTGATGACGAACCTCGAGGTTCTCGTCCTCTCCGCCCTCAGCCTGACCGTCGCGGCCGGACAGCTGAGGGTTGCGCTGCTGGGCGTCGTGGCGCTGCTGTTCATCTACAACGCCATCGCCTTCGTCTCGGTCCGCGACATCGGCGTCAGCCTCGCCAAGAATGACGATCTCCCAGGGGTGCTCCGCGCCTCGGATCGGCTTGTCGGACTGGGCCTCGTCTCCACGGCGGCCATCACCGCCACCATCCTCCTCATCGGTGAACCGGTGATCGCGGTGATCTTCGGCGAGGAGTACCGCCCCGCGTCGGGCGCCCTCAGCATTCTGGCCATCGGGCATGTGCTGGCCATCGCCTGCGGTCCCTCCTTCGAGATCGTCCGGCTGCTCGACAGCAGATGGTTCTCCATCGGCGTGAACCTCGCCACCTGCGTGGTCCTCCCCGTACTCACCGTCGCGTTGCTGCCCGTAATGGACCCGCTCTTCGCGGTGGCGATCGCCTCCGCCATGGCCAACGTCTTACGCAGGCTGACGATCGCCTGGCACGTCGGACGCCAGCTAGGCGCGGATACCACCGCGCTGGGCGCCGTCCGGCGGCGTCTTCGCGCGGTGTGAGACGGGGCGTCCGTCCCTGGCCACTGGGCACACCCGGGGCGTCCCCCTCGGCTCACCTCACCACCATGGCAGGGGCGGCGGCTCCACTCCAGGCAGCCCCTCACGCCAGTGCTCGATGACGCGCTCGAGGTACGCGGCGCCCGCATCAGCGGAGATCGAGGACTCCGCCCAACCCCGCAGCCGATCCCGACCGTCGGCGCTGGGACACTCCTGCGCCCCCGCCCACGCGACCGCCGCCCGTATGCCATTCTCGGTCGGTTCAAACCGGTATCCCTGCAGGTCTGACCGAACTACCTGGGCCGCGCCGGCAGCGCTGGAGACCAACACCCTCGTCCCGGACAAGAGGGCCTCGGAGACGACCGCTCCCCATCCGTCATACCGCGAAGGCAGGACCAGGAAGTCCGCGGTCGCCATGAGCTGACGCACCACGGGATTCGGCAGCGCTCCGCTGACGGTGAGGTGCTGCGGGTGTTGCGCCGCGAGCTCGTGTATCTCCTCCCCGGCCGGCCCCGAGCCGACGATCCGCATCCGCAGGCCGGCACGGACGGCGGCCCGCGCGAACGGGACGATGTTCTTGTTGCCGTCGAGGCGGCCCACGTAGAGGATCTGCCCTGCGGCTGTCTCCTCGGATGTCCCCCCGGAAGCCTCTGCGTGGGGCGAGAGCCAGTACGCGAAGGGGGCGACCTTCGCGGCAGGCACCCCCGCTCGCCGGAGCTGGCCCACGCCGCCCTGGCCCGTCGTCAGGAAGTGCCCCCCTCCCCGGGAGAACCGGCGAACCCACCGGCGGGTCCGCATCCACCAGTTCGCTCGGCGGGGCAGGGTGTTCAACTGCCACGGCTCCACGTATCCAATGTGGAATGCGCCCGATTGGACCGCTGTCTCACGGGCCCGCACCTCGAATGGTGTGCGGCCGATCCCGGAGATCACGTGGATGGTCTCCTGCGTCCAGGACTCGGCGACTTTTGGAGGCACCGGGACGTCTTCCGGCGCGATGACGACACGGGCGTCGCCGTGATCCAGGGCCTGGTCCCAGCCCTGCGCGAGCCGGCGTGTCGCCACTGGCTTTCGCGCGACCACATCGACAGTGTGGCCCCGCCCGGCCAGAGCCGAGAGGAACGCCGCCTGATGGAGTGAGGGGACGGGTTGCCAGAAGACGAACTTCATGAGCTCCTCGCTTCGATTCTCAATCCCCAGGCGATGTCCTGCTCCGACCAGGCCCTGGAGTTTCTTCCTGCACGCCGCATGTGCGGCGCCGGGGGTTTCTCCGTCAACAGAGCGGAGAACACGAGGAATGTCATCACGGTGAACGAGTTGCCGAAGGTGAAGAGCCAGCCCTCGAATTGCACGTTCGCCAGGATCGCCACGAACGCCGCCGCTCCGAAGCGGGTCCCCCGCGTTCTGGCGAGGATCGCCAGCAGGATCCCCGCCATGAGCGCGAGCCCCCACCAGCCGAATTCGTACGCGGCCTTGAGGAAGACGTTGACTCCTGCCTCACTCTGGACCGAGGCGGATCCGCCGCCGAACCCGGACGGCATGCCGCGGCGGATGTCCGCCAGCGCCAGCGTCCAGTAGTGGGTCCGGGAGTCGTTGGTCCTGGTCAGGCCGGTGTCGCCGTCCGAGGTCGTGAACTCCTCGGGCGAGGTCACCAACTGCACGACACTGAACACCAGCACACCGAGCATGAGGGCGCGGATCCGCC belongs to Micrococcus sp. 2A and includes:
- a CDS encoding iron chelate uptake ABC transporter family permease subunit, producing MAEARTVPGLRRGSTAAGPLADRARASGPFVTRAERTRYLVTVAVLAVVGLAATAGILLWGNEATPGSRAFWLIAGMRVDAIGVIALVALCHAFATVSFHTATGNRIITPSIMGFEALYVAVQTAAVYALGAAGVAVVSGTGPFLAQAALMVVLATALYSWLLSRPYGSMHLMLLVGVVLGGGLAALSTFMQRLLDPNSFDVLSARLFGNISNARTEYVAVAAPIVVAVCLLLWLRSRRMNVVALGADVSTNLGLSHRRELMGTLLLVSVLMAMTTALVGPMTFLGFLVATLAYSITDTYDHRLVLPVAALAGYAVLASAYFVLRHVFYAGGAVTVVIELVGGITFLIVVMRKGRL
- a CDS encoding ABC transporter permease yields the protein MTQSPTGTVDARTQPLAAGPGERVCWVPPAVLRPERSRWQRTWPLLAGAAITVALTVLSLFVGVYDLDAEGGAEMFGITRVPRTIALILAGAAMAMCGLIMQLMTQNRFVEPSTTGTTEWAGLGLLVTMLLIPGAGIMTRMVGAVLFAFVGTMVFFLFLRRVRLSSSLIVPIVGIMMGAVVGSASTFLALQTDMLQQMGAWFAGSFTSVVRGRYELLFIVLAVCVAVFVIADRFTVAGLGKDIATNVGLNYEAVVFTGVAMVSVATGVVTVVIGALPFLGLVVPNIVSMVRGDNLRTNLPWVVMVGIWVVIVCDVIGRTVIMPFEVPISLILGVVGAVVFLALLLRQAKHG
- a CDS encoding ABC transporter substrate-binding protein encodes the protein MQRAPHAPRLSAIALTSVAALALVGCSAGGAATGSSSASASGESSASASSAGGSSAASGGVVAGVTVTDMSGAEGTLPEEVDSVIATDNRTFRTLDDWGIELSAAPKQIMYKGEGGPSYLQDDSVADIGNHREPDMELFVTAEPDVVFNGQRFNERKAEIDELTGDAAVVDTNFDVTQTPMDEGLKKLTTLLGEATGHEADAEKLIADFDAATQRAKDAYDPEQTVMGLIASGGELSYVAPSTGRAIGPFFDMLDLTPALEQSGSDNHQGDDISVEAIAKSNPDWLIVMDRDAAVGEENATAAELIERSEALQDVTAVKEGNIVYLPADFYVAEDIQNHTTVMEDLAKAFEGAR
- a CDS encoding class I SAM-dependent methyltransferase, producing the protein MADDRDPRPSAEDSSPDATHLAPALTGAGRELLDSLTDADVADPLASTTRLRAAGHAPELVAAVLTQAALRRAARTKLGDLADRMLFTRDGLEQATRRVVAERRAERFTAAGLRSVADLGCGIGADALGLARAGLSVVAVERDPVVAAVAAANMAALAPGARVEEGDALAWAGAHADDVDALWFDPARRRISSSGSARVFDPEAFSPPLSFVLGLAAEGRAVGAKLGPGLPHEHVPAEAEAEWVSVDGDVVEVVLWFNALTTAPGVRAAAVIDTRRPRPSVAVLRDRPGGSPALESVGEAGLDALPGCVLHEPDGAVIRAGLVTDLGAAWEEGGAVARLLDPHLAYLVTEAPVPSPLARGYRVEAVHPLDVKALRRWVRERGITRLDVKKRGVDVRPEELRARLLAGAGKGAGKKGRRAGGGAAAGAHGTLVLARVGGRRVALEVTPLDGVG
- a CDS encoding glutamate--cysteine ligase, which gives rise to MSLPFQQSAQSTLGIEWELALVDAVTGDLRPEAPEVIAAARDVAGLGPEDEHPHVTAEMLQNTVELVTGVHRTAGAAAEELRGIAAGILTAAEARGLQLYCQGSHPFAEPWLQPVTDKDRYNRVVEIAQYWGRQMLIFGVHVHVGLDDVSKAMPVVNGLVNRFPHLLALSTSSPFWAGHDTGYQSQRTQVFQQLPTAGLPHQFEDYADFERCVEQMVQAGMVADATECRWDVRAVPRLGTVEMRVCDGMATIEEIAAVTALTQCLVHDLSSRLECGADAPAILPPWYAAENKWRAARYGLEARVILDAEGNDAPVAEHLGEELERLAPVARELGCEAELDHVHAMMAESGAARQRRIEREAASVPPAEGQAPDDAVAPLRAVVLDAAARTRESLRGV
- a CDS encoding acyltransferase, whose protein sequence is MSMWLPNLLSAITPHTRGFALRQRVYSVAGARVDRTAKINGTAVLSNKWVEVGSQAWIGAGCQLIGGPGAMVRIEDRCDLGPGVMLVVGSHHLGDTTRRAGQGYSAGITVGAGTWVGARATFLAGSSVGRGCMVAAGAVVRGEFPDNVMIGGVPARVLKHFDA
- a CDS encoding oligosaccharide flippase family protein; the protein is MNRVNLLSIAIRIGGFLCSAGQTVLLARMLGAHDLGVYSAILAFATVVYLAAPTGMGVFLFRESSRAIARGNMDRVRGLRSATFRLGLAASSLASLLLGVLMLTGVTPSIDGWTIVLVMLLAFTLGLDPLRSGIMRGMGSALQAQLPEILIRPGIFTVVLLGVYLLTPGSLDVNVALLAYNVAGLIALAYGNLVINRWVPRGMRERITPREVIGASVDQTIFSSSQTLMTNLEVLVLSALSLTVAAGQLRVALLGVVALLFIYNAIAFVSVRDIGVSLAKNDDLPGVLRASDRLVGLGLVSTAAITATILLIGEPVIAVIFGEEYRPASGALSILAIGHVLAIACGPSFEIVRLLDSRWFSIGVNLATCVVLPVLTVALLPVMDPLFAVAIASAMANVLRRLTIAWHVGRQLGADTTALGAVRRRLRAV
- a CDS encoding glycosyltransferase gives rise to the protein MKFVFWQPVPSLHQAAFLSALAGRGHTVDVVARKPVATRRLAQGWDQALDHGDARVVIAPEDVPVPPKVAESWTQETIHVISGIGRTPFEVRARETAVQSGAFHIGYVEPWQLNTLPRRANWWMRTRRWVRRFSRGGGHFLTTGQGGVGQLRRAGVPAAKVAPFAYWLSPHAEASGGTSEETAAGQILYVGRLDGNKNIVPFARAAVRAGLRMRIVGSGPAGEEIHELAAQHPQHLTVSGALPNPVVRQLMATADFLVLPSRYDGWGAVVSEALLSGTRVLVSSAAGAAQVVRSDLQGYRFEPTENGIRAAVAWAGAQECPSADGRDRLRGWAESSISADAGAAYLERVIEHWREGLPGVEPPPLPWW